A genomic stretch from Selenomonas sp. AB3002 includes:
- a CDS encoding peptidase C39 gives MKNPLRYQVSEYDCGPTSLLNGISYLFEREEVQPEILRNIMLYSLDCYGKGGVMGKSGTSRMAMMFLSRWLCGVGKAGLLPIECHYLSGRSVYLGSESLIDDALCRGGAVVMRLYMDGEHYVLLTGKEGERIFLFDPYYMEELPFGEGIECDFQHPREYNRIVPVSCFNRAGELPYALGAVEEREAVLIFDTRTKRTPERTIEYFI, from the coding sequence ATGAAAAATCCCCTGCGTTACCAGGTTTCCGAATACGACTGCGGCCCCACTTCCTTGCTCAATGGTATATCATATCTCTTTGAGCGGGAGGAAGTGCAGCCGGAAATTCTCAGGAACATCATGCTTTACTCCCTGGACTGCTATGGCAAGGGGGGAGTCATGGGCAAGAGCGGCACCTCCCGCATGGCCATGATGTTCCTCTCCCGCTGGCTCTGCGGGGTGGGGAAGGCAGGGCTCCTGCCCATCGAGTGCCATTATCTCTCCGGCAGGTCGGTTTATCTGGGCAGCGAAAGCCTCATAGACGATGCCCTCTGCCGGGGAGGTGCGGTGGTCATGCGCCTCTATATGGATGGCGAGCACTATGTGCTGCTCACAGGGAAAGAAGGAGAGAGGATTTTCCTTTTTGACCCCTACTATATGGAGGAATTGCCCTTCGGGGAGGGCATTGAGTGCGACTTTCAGCATCCCAGGGAGTACAACCGCATTGTGCCCGTCAGCTGCTTCAACCGGGCAGGTGAGCTGCCCTACGCCCTGGGGGCGGTGGAGGAAAGGGAGGCGGTGCTCATCTTCGACACCCGCACCAAGCGCACACCTGAGCGCACCATTGAGTATTTCATTTGA
- a CDS encoding YezD family protein → MKDVPAEVLSYIMELLRELYFGEVVLIAQNGVLIQVERTEKMRVHPWTGLTKPHPWTSETEKNLRATIKRELASLYYGRLAIVVKQGTITHFDRLEKQRFMDGDGI, encoded by the coding sequence ATGAAAGATGTACCTGCAGAAGTCTTGAGCTATATTATGGAGCTCCTGCGTGAGCTTTACTTCGGGGAAGTGGTTCTCATTGCCCAGAACGGCGTCCTCATCCAGGTGGAGCGCACGGAGAAGATGCGGGTACATCCCTGGACAGGCCTTACTAAGCCCCACCCCTGGACCTCAGAGACGGAAAAGAACCTGCGGGCCACCATCAAGCGTGAGCTGGCCAGCCTTTACTACGGCCGCCTGGCTATCGTGGTGAAGCAGGGCACGATTACTCATTTTGACCGTCTGGAGAAGCAGCGGTTTATGGACGGAGACGGGATCTGA
- a CDS encoding cache domain-containing protein: protein MLSVKSKLIALLVCALLVVAGAAGAMSAITLRETVSRDAHKLMLLECKTGQEKLDNELKSVEQSVFMVSTFVQSDLDGLDDAKLQAHLIRVRDIFNKMSSKTSSILTYYYRIDPEVSRTVKGFWYVRGPEGVREHEVTDISLYDTRDTSKLVWFTVPKNIGKAVWLPPYITENLGAEVISYNVPVYYQGQFVGVIGIEIDYSEMANIVGSIRLYDKGYAFINDEEGKLVYHPKMDIATLDEKPAVPNGILSNSKFVHYTYEGVEKEAVWFELSNGLRLNLAVPVEELDADWQRQSIRVAVTLAVLSLAMIILIKIAVAQILRPQ from the coding sequence ATGCTTTCTGTTAAATCAAAGTTGATAGCATTGCTGGTGTGTGCCTTACTTGTGGTTGCGGGGGCCGCTGGTGCTATGAGTGCAATCACCTTGAGAGAGACGGTCAGTAGGGATGCGCACAAGCTGATGCTCTTGGAGTGCAAGACGGGGCAGGAGAAACTGGACAATGAACTCAAAAGCGTGGAGCAGTCGGTGTTCATGGTTTCGACCTTTGTGCAATCAGATTTGGACGGTCTGGATGATGCGAAACTTCAGGCCCATCTCATCCGGGTCAGGGACATTTTCAATAAAATGTCCAGCAAGACCAGCAGTATCTTGACTTATTATTATCGCATAGATCCCGAAGTCTCCCGTACGGTCAAGGGCTTTTGGTATGTGCGCGGTCCGGAAGGGGTAAGGGAGCACGAGGTGACGGATATTTCCCTCTATGATACCAGGGATACTTCTAAATTGGTGTGGTTCACTGTACCCAAGAATATCGGCAAGGCTGTATGGCTGCCGCCTTATATAACAGAAAATCTGGGGGCGGAAGTGATTTCCTACAACGTGCCTGTGTATTATCAGGGGCAATTTGTAGGGGTCATCGGCATAGAGATAGATTACTCTGAAATGGCGAATATAGTCGGCAGCATAAGGTTGTACGACAAAGGCTATGCCTTTATCAATGATGAAGAAGGAAAACTCGTCTACCACCCTAAGATGGATATAGCCACTTTGGACGAGAAGCCTGCAGTGCCCAACGGCATCCTGAGTAATAGCAAGTTCGTCCATTACACCTATGAAGGGGTGGAAAAGGAGGCTGTCTGGTTCGAACTAAGTAACGGCCTGCGCCTGAATCTGGCTGTCCCGGTGGAGGAACTGGATGCTGACTGGCAAAGGCAGAGCATAAGGGTGGCCGTCACTTTAGCCGTTCTTTCTCTGGCGATGATCATACTCATCAAGATAGCAGTAGCTCAAATACTGCGCCCCCAATAA
- a CDS encoding sulfate ABC transporter substrate-binding protein, whose product MVKWWLKAGVALGIFAAAGLFSGCIGEQTSDKGSSRAKAEFLNVSYDPTRELYAEFDHVFGERWKQQTGQEVDFNHSNAGSSMQARSVIGGTKADVVTLALAYDVDEIARAGLIDKDWSKKFPDNSAPYTSTIVFLVRKGNPQNIRDWDDLIWPGVEIVTPNPKTSGAARWSYLAAWEYASWKSEGDEGRIKDFMRELYKNVVSLDDGARGATKTFIDLGKGDVLIDWENEALAAVNAYPDFEIVRPSVSILAEPSVAVVDAVVDKKGTREIAEEYIQYLYSLPGQEIAAKNFYRPRNMQVFAKYKSNFPELNLVTVDEAFGGWDKAYEKHFASGGTFDQIYRR is encoded by the coding sequence ATGGTGAAATGGTGGCTGAAGGCAGGGGTTGCCTTGGGAATCTTTGCAGCGGCGGGGCTTTTCTCTGGCTGTATAGGAGAACAGACCTCTGACAAGGGCAGTTCAAGGGCGAAGGCGGAGTTCCTGAATGTTTCTTACGACCCTACCCGCGAGCTGTACGCCGAGTTTGATCATGTTTTTGGTGAGAGATGGAAGCAGCAGACGGGGCAGGAGGTGGATTTCAATCACTCCAATGCCGGCTCAAGCATGCAGGCCCGTTCTGTCATTGGCGGCACGAAAGCTGATGTGGTGACTCTGGCTCTGGCTTATGATGTAGATGAGATAGCCAGGGCGGGGCTGATTGACAAGGACTGGAGCAAGAAGTTCCCGGATAACTCAGCCCCCTACACCTCTACCATCGTGTTTTTGGTGAGGAAGGGGAATCCCCAGAACATCCGGGACTGGGACGATCTGATCTGGCCTGGCGTGGAAATCGTCACGCCGAACCCCAAGACCTCCGGCGCTGCCCGTTGGAGTTATCTGGCGGCCTGGGAGTACGCCAGCTGGAAGAGTGAAGGCGATGAAGGCAGGATCAAGGATTTTATGCGGGAACTCTACAAAAATGTGGTGTCCCTGGATGACGGCGCCCGCGGCGCCACCAAGACTTTCATAGACCTGGGCAAGGGGGATGTGCTCATTGACTGGGAAAATGAGGCCCTGGCAGCGGTGAACGCCTATCCAGATTTTGAAATCGTGAGGCCTTCTGTCTCCATCCTGGCAGAGCCCAGCGTGGCGGTGGTGGATGCTGTAGTTGACAAGAAGGGCACCCGGGAGATAGCAGAGGAGTATATCCAATACCTGTATTCCCTGCCCGGTCAGGAGATTGCTGCGAAGAATTTCTACCGTCCCCGCAATATGCAGGTTTTTGCCAAATACAAGTCGAATTTCCCGGAGCTGAATCTCGTCACGGTGGACGAGGCTTTTGGCGGCTGGGATAAGGCTTATGAAAAGCACTTTGCCAGCGGCGGCACCTTTGACCAGATTTATCGCAGATAA
- a CDS encoding O-acetylhomoserine aminocarboxypropyltransferase/cysteine synthase family protein yields MSQYKFETLQLHVGQEQPDPATDARAVPIYQTTSYVFRNSQHAADRFDLKDAGNIYGRLTNSTQDVLEKRIAALEGGTAALAVASGAAAITYTIQALAAKGGHIVAQKTIYGGTYNLLAHTLTDFGVEATFVDAHNLAEVEGAIKENTRAIYLETLGNPNSDIPNIDAIAEIAHKHGLPLVIDNTFGTPYLIRPIEHGADIVVHSATKFIGGHGTTLGGVIVDGGTFDWKKSGKYPGIAEPNPSYHGVSFADVAGPAAFVTYVRAILLRDLGGAISPFNAFLLLQGVETLSLRLERHAENTKKVVEFLERHPKVAKVNHPSLPDHPDHALYEKYFPNGGASIFTFEIKGGKEAAWKFIDNLKIFSLLANVADVKSLVIHPASTTHSQLTDEELADQGISQSTIRLSIGTEHIDDIIADLENGFAAV; encoded by the coding sequence ATGAGCCAGTACAAATTTGAAACCTTGCAGCTTCACGTAGGACAGGAACAGCCGGATCCGGCAACTGATGCCCGTGCGGTTCCTATTTACCAGACTACTTCCTACGTTTTCCGCAATAGCCAGCACGCCGCTGACCGCTTTGACTTGAAAGATGCAGGCAACATTTACGGCAGACTGACCAACAGCACCCAGGATGTGTTGGAAAAGCGCATTGCAGCTTTGGAGGGGGGCACCGCAGCTCTGGCCGTAGCCTCTGGCGCGGCTGCCATCACTTACACCATTCAGGCTCTGGCTGCCAAGGGCGGTCACATCGTAGCCCAGAAGACCATCTACGGCGGAACTTACAACCTCCTGGCCCACACCCTGACGGATTTCGGCGTAGAAGCCACTTTCGTGGATGCACATAACCTGGCTGAGGTTGAGGGAGCCATCAAGGAAAACACCCGCGCCATCTATCTGGAAACTTTGGGCAACCCCAACAGCGATATTCCCAACATTGACGCTATCGCAGAAATCGCTCACAAGCACGGCCTGCCCCTGGTGATTGACAACACTTTCGGTACCCCGTACCTCATCCGTCCCATCGAGCACGGTGCAGACATCGTGGTACACTCCGCTACCAAGTTCATCGGCGGCCATGGCACTACGCTGGGCGGTGTTATCGTGGACGGCGGCACCTTCGACTGGAAGAAGAGTGGCAAATACCCCGGCATTGCCGAGCCGAATCCCAGCTATCACGGCGTTTCCTTCGCCGATGTGGCCGGCCCTGCTGCCTTTGTGACTTATGTGCGGGCCATCCTGCTGCGTGACCTGGGAGGGGCTATCTCCCCCTTCAACGCCTTCCTGCTCCTGCAGGGCGTAGAAACTCTCTCCCTGCGCCTGGAGCGCCATGCGGAGAATACCAAGAAGGTGGTAGAGTTCCTGGAGAGGCACCCCAAGGTAGCCAAGGTGAACCATCCTTCCCTGCCGGACCATCCGGACCATGCCCTCTATGAGAAGTACTTCCCCAATGGCGGCGCTTCCATCTTCACCTTTGAAATCAAGGGAGGCAAAGAAGCAGCCTGGAAGTTCATCGACAACCTGAAGATCTTCTCCCTGCTGGCCAATGTGGCTGACGTCAAGAGCCTGGTAATCCATCCGGCTTCCACCACCCACAGCCAGCTCACCGATGAGGAACTGGCCGACCAGGGCATCAGCCAGAGCACCATCCGCCTGTCCATCGGCACAGAGCATATCGACGACATCATCGCAGACCTGGAGAACGGCTTTGCAGCCGTCTAA
- the cysK gene encoding cysteine synthase A: MAKIYESVAELIGGTPLLKANNFIKANDLKANILVKLEYLNPAGSVKDRIAKAMIEQAEKEGKINKDTVIIEPTSGNTGIGLASFAAARGYKAILTMPETMSVERRNLLKAYGAQIVLTDGAKGMKGAIAKAEELAKETPNAFIPSQFTNQANPAIHEATTGPEIWQDADGKVDAFVAGVGTGGTLTGVGRYLKKQKADVHVAAVEPETSPVLSKGTAGPHKIQGIGAGFVPETLDQKVYDEVLPIANEDAFRYGRQFAHSEGVLVGISSGAALAAAVQLAKRPEFAGKNIVVLLPDTGDRYLSTELFSE; encoded by the coding sequence ATGGCAAAAATCTATGAAAGCGTGGCAGAGCTGATTGGCGGCACCCCGCTTTTGAAAGCCAATAACTTCATCAAAGCAAATGACCTCAAGGCCAATATCCTGGTGAAACTTGAGTATCTCAACCCTGCCGGCAGCGTGAAAGACCGCATTGCCAAGGCCATGATAGAGCAGGCAGAGAAAGAGGGCAAGATCAACAAGGACACGGTCATCATCGAGCCCACCAGCGGCAACACGGGCATCGGCCTGGCCAGCTTTGCTGCCGCCCGGGGCTACAAGGCCATCCTCACCATGCCGGAGACCATGAGCGTAGAGCGCAGGAACCTTCTGAAAGCCTATGGCGCCCAGATAGTCCTGACCGACGGCGCCAAGGGCATGAAGGGGGCCATTGCCAAGGCTGAGGAACTGGCAAAGGAGACTCCTAATGCCTTTATTCCCTCCCAGTTCACCAATCAGGCCAACCCTGCCATCCATGAAGCCACCACTGGCCCGGAGATCTGGCAGGATGCAGATGGCAAGGTTGATGCTTTCGTGGCAGGTGTAGGCACCGGCGGCACCCTCACTGGTGTAGGCCGTTACCTCAAGAAGCAGAAGGCTGATGTCCATGTGGCAGCTGTGGAGCCGGAGACCTCTCCTGTGCTCAGCAAGGGCACGGCAGGCCCCCACAAGATTCAGGGTATCGGTGCAGGCTTTGTGCCGGAGACCCTGGACCAGAAAGTTTATGACGAAGTGCTGCCCATCGCCAATGAGGACGCCTTCAGATACGGCCGCCAGTTCGCCCACAGCGAGGGCGTGCTGGTAGGCATCAGCTCCGGCGCCGCTCTGGCTGCTGCCGTGCAGCTGGCCAAGCGTCCGGAGTTCGCAGGCAAGAACATCGTAGTCCTGCTGCCAGACACCGGCGACAGGTATCTGTCCACGGAACTGTTCAGCGAGTGA
- the sufC gene encoding Fe-S cluster assembly ATPase SufC translates to MAELLTIKNLRAGVEDKEILKGIDLSLGRGEVHVLLGPNGSGKSTLMNVLLGHPKYQVTEGAIEFEGEDLLEKAAYERARAGLFLSFQSPEEIPGITLENMIRTAKQAITGEKVKLLPFRKALKAAMEELQMSPEYAQRYLNVGFSGGEKKRAEILQLLMLSPKLALLDETDSGLDVDAVQVVSAGVARFQQENPDSSVLIITHNTRILEKLKVDKVHVLMEGKVIEEGGPELIASVNDHGFTHLLDAEG, encoded by the coding sequence ATGGCAGAGCTTTTGACGATAAAGAACCTCCGGGCGGGGGTGGAAGACAAGGAAATCTTGAAGGGCATTGACCTTAGCCTGGGCAGGGGCGAGGTACACGTGCTGTTGGGGCCCAATGGCTCCGGCAAGTCCACTTTGATGAACGTGCTGCTGGGGCATCCCAAGTATCAGGTGACTGAGGGCGCGATTGAATTCGAAGGCGAGGACCTGCTGGAGAAGGCTGCCTACGAGCGGGCAAGGGCGGGGCTGTTCCTGTCCTTCCAGTCTCCGGAGGAGATACCGGGCATCACCCTTGAAAACATGATCCGCACGGCGAAGCAGGCCATCACGGGGGAGAAGGTGAAACTCCTGCCCTTCCGCAAGGCCTTGAAGGCTGCCATGGAAGAATTGCAGATGTCCCCCGAGTATGCCCAGCGCTATCTCAATGTGGGCTTTTCCGGCGGCGAGAAGAAGCGGGCGGAGATACTGCAGCTCCTGATGCTCTCACCGAAGCTGGCTCTCCTTGACGAGACTGATTCAGGACTTGATGTGGATGCGGTGCAGGTGGTTTCCGCCGGGGTGGCGCGTTTCCAGCAGGAGAATCCCGACAGCTCCGTGCTGATCATCACCCACAACACCCGCATTCTGGAGAAGCTGAAGGTGGACAAGGTGCATGTGCTGATGGAAGGCAAGGTCATAGAGGAAGGCGGCCCTGAGCTGATTGCCTCTGTGAATGACCACGGCTTCACCCATCTGCTGGATGCGGAGGGGTGA
- the sufB gene encoding Fe-S cluster assembly protein SufB, with protein MGKKKTYVEDIERALYDIKDVDHSLYKSKSGLTEEIIRDISKRKNDPDWMLQFRLKSLAVYNSLSLPAWGPDISELDMDEIVTYVQPDAKMTGDWQQVPEDIKDTFDRLGIPEAEQKSLGGVGAQYDSEVVYHSIQEDLVKQGVIYTDMETALREHEDIVKEYFMTLVPPKDHKFAALHGAVWSGGSFVYVPEGVQVEIPLQSYFRLNAAGAGQFEHTLIIVEKGAGLHFIEGCSAPRHNVTNLHAGCVELFVKEGARLRYSTIENWSRNMMNLNTKRALVEKDGLIEWVSGSFGSHISCLYPCSVLHGENARCEFTGVTFASKGQNLDTGASVIHAAPHTSANINTRTISKAGGAATYRSAVKVTKNAPYAKCSVNCESLMLDDESRSDTLPVMDIEGKEANIGHEAKIGRISDEAIFYLMSRGIDENEARAMIVRGFVEPIAKELPLEYAVEMNNLVNLELEGTMG; from the coding sequence ATGGGAAAGAAAAAGACTTATGTGGAGGACATCGAGCGTGCCCTCTACGATATCAAGGATGTTGACCATAGCCTCTATAAGTCCAAGTCCGGCCTTACGGAGGAGATTATCCGGGATATTTCCAAGAGGAAGAACGACCCTGATTGGATGCTCCAGTTCCGCTTGAAATCTTTGGCAGTTTACAACAGCCTTTCCCTGCCGGCCTGGGGGCCGGATATTTCCGAGCTGGATATGGATGAGATTGTCACCTACGTCCAGCCGGATGCCAAGATGACCGGGGATTGGCAGCAGGTGCCTGAGGATATCAAGGACACCTTTGACCGCCTGGGCATCCCCGAGGCAGAGCAGAAGTCCCTGGGGGGTGTAGGTGCCCAGTATGACTCCGAAGTGGTTTACCACTCCATTCAGGAAGACCTGGTGAAGCAGGGGGTCATCTACACTGATATGGAGACGGCCCTGCGTGAGCATGAGGATATTGTCAAAGAATACTTCATGACCCTGGTGCCTCCCAAAGACCACAAGTTCGCTGCCCTCCACGGGGCGGTGTGGTCCGGCGGTTCCTTCGTCTACGTGCCCGAGGGGGTGCAGGTGGAGATTCCCCTGCAGTCCTACTTCCGGCTGAATGCGGCGGGAGCAGGGCAGTTCGAGCATACCCTCATTATTGTAGAAAAAGGGGCAGGGCTCCATTTCATCGAGGGCTGTTCCGCGCCGAGGCATAACGTGACCAATCTCCATGCAGGCTGCGTGGAGCTCTTTGTGAAGGAAGGGGCCCGTCTCCGCTACTCCACCATTGAGAACTGGAGCCGCAATATGATGAACCTGAACACCAAGCGGGCCCTGGTGGAGAAGGACGGCCTGATCGAGTGGGTCAGTGGTTCCTTCGGCTCCCATATCTCCTGCCTCTATCCCTGCAGCGTGCTCCACGGGGAGAACGCGCGCTGCGAGTTCACGGGAGTGACCTTTGCTTCCAAAGGCCAGAATCTGGACACAGGGGCCAGCGTCATACACGCCGCACCCCATACCTCCGCCAATATCAACACCCGCACCATTTCCAAGGCCGGCGGCGCTGCCACCTATAGAAGCGCCGTGAAGGTGACGAAAAATGCTCCCTACGCCAAGTGCTCAGTGAACTGCGAGTCCCTGATGCTGGACGATGAATCGAGAAGCGATACCCTGCCTGTCATGGACATTGAGGGCAAGGAAGCCAATATCGGCCACGAGGCCAAGATTGGCCGCATCAGCGACGAGGCCATCTTCTACCTGATGAGCAGGGGCATTGATGAAAACGAGGCCAGGGCCATGATTGTCAGAGGGTTCGTGGAGCCTATTGCCAAAGAACTGCCGCTGGAGTATGCGGTGGAAATGAATAATCTTGTTAATCTGGAATTAGAAGGGACAATGGGGTGA
- a CDS encoding SufD family Fe-S cluster assembly protein, with protein sequence MEAISQEIFSAIPMPTWRWLGVNEAKVPAGVSSKETKIKKITLLAGEKRTVSRKETAGSKELHIILEPWADLTLEQAVLLDAGKSSATKVKVTVKDGARFNYTGAFLGGKEAVTELEVELSGKEAKADVWALYLGDSANKLDMNYIIRQQGRRTEANMQVRGALLSGAEKIFRGTLDFLQGTKGSVGRENEEVLLLSDDVRNRSVPLMLSHEDEVDGHHAVSVGQMDEEKLFYLMSRGLSPQEARRLMVTAILQPVLDRFSTDLREDLTRELEGRLTHE encoded by the coding sequence ATGGAAGCAATATCACAAGAAATCTTTTCCGCTATCCCCATGCCCACCTGGCGCTGGCTGGGGGTCAACGAGGCGAAAGTCCCGGCGGGGGTCAGTAGCAAGGAAACCAAGATAAAGAAAATCACGCTGCTGGCGGGGGAGAAGCGGACAGTCTCACGCAAGGAAACGGCTGGCAGCAAGGAATTGCATATCATACTGGAACCCTGGGCAGACCTGACCCTGGAGCAGGCAGTGCTCCTGGATGCTGGCAAGTCTTCGGCAACCAAGGTGAAGGTCACGGTGAAGGACGGTGCAAGGTTCAACTATACCGGGGCTTTCCTGGGGGGCAAAGAGGCTGTAACGGAATTGGAAGTTGAACTTTCAGGGAAAGAAGCCAAGGCTGATGTCTGGGCTCTTTATTTGGGAGATTCAGCCAACAAGCTGGACATGAACTACATTATTCGCCAGCAGGGCCGCCGCACCGAGGCCAATATGCAGGTGCGGGGAGCTTTGCTTTCGGGGGCGGAGAAAATCTTCCGGGGCACCCTGGATTTCCTGCAGGGCACCAAAGGCTCCGTGGGACGGGAGAATGAGGAAGTGCTGCTGCTGTCCGACGATGTGCGGAACCGCAGCGTGCCTCTCATGCTTTCCCACGAGGACGAAGTGGACGGCCACCATGCTGTGAGCGTAGGGCAGATGGATGAGGAGAAGCTCTTTTATCTGATGAGCCGGGGCCTCAGTCCTCAGGAGGCCAGGCGGCTGATGGTCACCGCTATCCTCCAGCCGGTGCTGGACCGCTTCTCCACAGACCTGCGGGAAGATTTGACGAGGGAACTGGAAGGGAGGCTTACCCATGAGTGA
- a CDS encoding cysteine desulfurase, which yields MSEQDFLRDFPLLNNKTNSIAYLDNGATTQKPESVIQAICGYYGGCNANPHRGAYALSVKATDIYENARAKTAKFINAKRPEEIIFTKNATEALNLVAYSYGLANVGQGDEIVITISEHHSNLVPWQHVAKAKGATLKYIYLEEDGNLSQEDIAAKITERTKIVAVTQVSNVLGLKNDVKSIVQKAHSAGAAVVVDGSQSVAHMKVDVQDLDADFFAFSGHKMLSPMGIGVLYGKYEILDKMSPFLFGGDMIEYVEEQSTTYAELPSKFEAGTQNVGGAAGLSAAIDYLEKIGFDRIEAIEKDLVDYALPKLREMPFIELYGCDSKRANKTGIITFNVKDVHPHDVASILDSQGVAVRAGHHCAQPLMKYLRQNATCRASFYLYNTREDVDRWLEALTKVRRVMHLE from the coding sequence ATGAGTGAGCAGGATTTTCTGAGGGATTTTCCCCTTTTGAACAACAAGACAAACAGCATTGCCTACCTGGACAACGGTGCCACCACCCAGAAGCCTGAGTCCGTGATACAGGCCATCTGCGGCTATTACGGCGGCTGCAATGCCAACCCCCACCGGGGAGCCTATGCCCTGTCGGTGAAGGCTACGGATATCTATGAGAATGCCCGGGCCAAGACGGCGAAGTTCATCAATGCCAAACGCCCGGAGGAAATCATATTCACCAAGAATGCCACGGAAGCCTTGAACCTTGTGGCTTACTCCTACGGCCTTGCCAACGTGGGACAGGGAGATGAAATAGTCATCACCATCTCCGAGCATCACAGCAATCTGGTGCCCTGGCAGCATGTGGCGAAGGCGAAGGGAGCAACCCTCAAGTACATCTACCTGGAGGAGGACGGCAATCTCTCTCAGGAAGATATTGCTGCCAAGATCACAGAGCGTACCAAGATAGTGGCCGTGACCCAGGTTTCCAATGTCCTGGGCCTCAAGAATGATGTGAAATCCATCGTGCAGAAGGCCCACAGCGCGGGGGCGGCAGTAGTGGTGGACGGCTCCCAGAGCGTGGCCCACATGAAAGTGGATGTGCAGGACCTGGATGCGGATTTCTTCGCCTTCTCCGGCCACAAGATGCTCTCTCCCATGGGCATTGGCGTGCTCTATGGCAAGTATGAGATTTTGGATAAGATGAGTCCCTTCCTTTTTGGCGGGGATATGATTGAGTATGTGGAAGAGCAAAGCACCACCTATGCCGAACTGCCCTCCAAGTTTGAGGCGGGCACCCAGAACGTGGGCGGTGCCGCAGGCCTTTCTGCCGCCATCGACTATCTGGAGAAGATTGGCTTTGACCGCATCGAGGCCATTGAAAAAGATTTGGTGGACTACGCCCTGCCGAAGCTCAGGGAAATGCCCTTCATCGAGCTTTACGGCTGCGATAGCAAGCGGGCGAACAAGACGGGCATCATCACCTTCAACGTGAAGGACGTCCACCCTCACGATGTGGCCAGTATCCTGGACAGCCAGGGAGTAGCTGTGCGGGCGGGCCATCACTGCGCCCAGCCCCTCATGAAGTATCTGCGCCAGAATGCCACCTGCCGGGCCAGCTTCTACCTCTACAACACCCGGGAGGATGTTGACCGCTGGCTGGAAGCCTTGACCAAAGTAAGGAGGGTCATGCACCTTGAATGA
- the sufU gene encoding Fe-S cluster assembly sulfur transfer protein SufU produces MNDLEAIYTEVITEHSRCQENKHPLTCATCCQKGHNPSCGDEITLELQVEEGKVKDAAFTGAGCAISQASTDIMIDLMRGKSVEEAKGLTEKFIGMIKREITDEEELEDLDEAIALKNIANMPARVKCALLAWRTMREALEHK; encoded by the coding sequence TTGAATGATTTGGAAGCCATCTACACGGAAGTCATCACCGAGCACAGCCGCTGTCAGGAAAACAAGCACCCCCTGACCTGTGCTACCTGCTGCCAGAAGGGACACAACCCTTCCTGCGGCGACGAGATAACCCTGGAACTGCAGGTGGAGGAGGGCAAAGTAAAAGATGCCGCCTTCACCGGGGCCGGCTGTGCCATCTCCCAGGCCTCCACAGATATCATGATTGACCTCATGCGGGGCAAGAGCGTGGAGGAGGCCAAGGGACTGACAGAGAAATTCATCGGCATGATCAAGCGTGAAATCACCGATGAGGAAGAACTGGAAGACTTGGACGAGGCCATCGCCCTCAAGAACATCGCCAATATGCCTGCCAGAGTGAAGTGCGCCCTGCTGGCGTGGCGGACGATGAGAGAAGCACTGGAGCATAAATGA
- a CDS encoding Rrf2 family transcriptional regulator: MISTRGRYALRVMLDLAENDEGKFIPLKDIAARQEISKKYLEIIVKDLVTGGFLVGASGKGGGYKLCRKPEEYSVGEIIELMEGSLSPVACLSRKDFDCARQGGCKTLPLWTEYNQLVHDFFYNKKLTDLL; the protein is encoded by the coding sequence ATGATTTCCACTCGTGGGCGCTATGCCCTGCGTGTCATGCTTGACCTGGCGGAGAACGACGAAGGAAAGTTCATCCCCTTGAAGGACATCGCCGCCCGGCAGGAGATTTCCAAGAAATACTTGGAAATCATCGTGAAGGATTTGGTGACAGGAGGCTTCCTGGTGGGAGCCAGCGGCAAAGGTGGCGGCTACAAGCTCTGCCGCAAGCCTGAGGAATACTCCGTGGGCGAGATTATCGAACTGATGGAAGGTTCCCTCTCTCCTGTGGCCTGCCTCAGCCGCAAGGACTTCGACTGTGCCCGCCAGGGCGGCTGCAAGACCCTCCCCCTCTGGACAGAGTACAATCAACTGGTGCATGACTTTTTCTATAATAAGAAGCTAACGGACCTGCTGTGA